GTCATTGAGATAACAGGTTTTTCTTTTCCAGTACGTAGAGTTCGTAGCGGATATGCTTGAAACGCTCGCTCGATGCGGGGTCTGCGATTTTATACAGCTCTTCCAAAACCCGGGACGACTCCTGTGCCCGTTTGTAATTCGCAATTAATATGGAACGCAGGTCGGTCCGATTCATCTCACTGGGCATTGTGGGACGCAGTACATCGTTCTCGCTGTCGCGCGAAGCGAGCAGCTCTTCGAGCGGTTCGATCCGGCATAGATGACGCAGATTCTTCAAAGCCGTGGAGAGTTCCTTGTCATTGTGAACATAGCGCGCTATGTCCTCAATCACACGGATCCCTTCTTTGAGACGGTTCAGGTTGGCGTCCGCCACCCGAAGGAGTTCGGGGGGGAGGGAGTTATTCGTCATTGTTTCCGAAAATGCCGAACAGCTGGAGCAGCGTCACGAAGAGGTTGAAGAAGTCG
This genomic stretch from Campylobacterota bacterium harbors:
- a CDS encoding thiamine-phosphate pyrophosphorylase, which gives rise to MTNNSLPPELLRVADANLNRLKEGIRVIEDIARYVHNDKELSTALKNLRHLCRIEPLEELLASRDSENDVLRPTMPSEMNRTDLRSILIANYKRAQESSRVLEELYKIADPASSERFKHIRYELYVLEKKNLLSQ